A single Harpia harpyja isolate bHarHar1 chromosome 6, bHarHar1 primary haplotype, whole genome shotgun sequence DNA region contains:
- the LOC128143578 gene encoding T-cell activation Rho GTPase-activating protein-like translates to MGLPWPFALRRTPAAAQAPGQVGSGCSRALFGQPLAALCGEDGSLPQPIQEMLAVLHQEGPSTEGVFRRAASGTEFRELREALDRGADVDLGSQPALLLAVILKDFLRSIPAKLLVTDLFEDWMAAMQKSGKEEKVEELKAVAEKLPGANLLLLKRLLALLQHIGHNASSSRMTASNLAICLGPNLLSPPNEDLLPLEAMLVVTEKVNVLVEFMIDNCRELFGEQTADLSCSAAEESSAAPPESCGEPHLEEQSVPAVTADTKHQAEASLHAPPSLLSFLREAGGAMVVKSERGEVCQVPKHCDSMSGVRGEFLMRPSPCCASSWQ, encoded by the exons atggggctgccctggccctttGCTCTGCGGAGGACCCCGGCCGCTGCCCAGGCGCCAGGGCAGGTGGGCTCCGGCTGCAGCAGGGCGCTCTTTGGACAGCCCCTGGCAGCCCTCTGCGGGGAGGacggctccctgccccagcccatccAG GAGATGCTGGCTGTCCTGCACCAGGAAGGACCGTCGACAGAAGGGGTATTCCGAAGAGCTGCCAGCGGGACAGAGTTTCGTGAGCTGCGGGAGGCCCTGGACCGCGGTGCAGATGTCGACCTGGGCAGCCAGCCTGCGCTGCTGCTGGCCGTCATCTTGAAG GACTTCCTCCGAAGCATCCCCGCCAAGCTCCTGGTGACAGACCTCTTCGAGGACTGGATGGCAGCGATGCAGAAGAGCGGCAAGGAGGAGAAGGTTGAAGAGCTGAAAGC GGTGGCCGAGAAGTTGCCTGGAGccaatctcctcctcctcaagcGGCTGCTGGCCCTCCTCCAGCACATTGGCCACAACGCCTCCAGCAGCAGAATGACCGCCAGCAACCTGGCCATCTGCCTTGGGCCAAATCTGCTGAGCCCACCTAACGAGGACCTGCTCCCCCTCGAGGCCATGCTGGTGGTGACTGAGAAG GTGAACGTGCTGGTGGAATTCATGATTGACAACTGCAGGGAACTCTTTGGGGAGCAGACAGCTGACCTTTCCTGTTCAGCAGCCGAGGAGTCGTCGGCAGCCCCCCCAGAGAGCTGTGGAG AACCGCACTTGGAAGAGCAAAGTGTGCCAGCAGTCACAGCAGACACCAAGCATCAGGCAGAAGCCTCGCTGCATGCACCCCCCTCTCTGCTCAGTTTTCTCAGAGAAGCTGGGGGAGCTATGGTGGTGAAGTCTGAAAGGGGAGAGGTATGTCAGGTCCCCAAACACTGTGACAGCATGTCTGGTGTAAGAGGGGAGTTTCTGATGAGGCCGAGTCCCTGCTGTGCCTCTTCCTGGCAGTAG